The following are encoded in a window of Staphylococcus piscifermentans genomic DNA:
- a CDS encoding ATP-binding cassette domain-containing protein, whose amino-acid sequence MASSIVLKLLNITHYYRKKNRKKWYLPYGYDAEDIELNNVSLYLYQGESLGVIGEPGASKTLIGRILAGEVVPDKGRISRSGSLFFGDLEDKHLHEESVEAYVQNAVELFTYKESGHKTEQIIRYAGLQDLKETSVFKLSDRQYAQLIFSLARTSKADIIIFNHVLHCLDETFLERASELSDDYIDNDLTLITIDDDLDVIRNVSNYVVWISHGQVRMEGALSRVLPAFTEHENDRKSLETEEEKKNFDVDWKKKRTRIPEMSYNFRRVERYKHAKPTQFLSRIIGWSIALAIGFIITAALLFTNQGIVHFSQNAEQTKLQANKKQTFEDKLSYGIVTESELNVKAENGDSELKIPRYALLTITGENDNKYRIVVDDHNYITKKGDIRYFNPAGLYETHSKDSLEKYMKSNYINYIDFYNSHLGQSKNKAEKSLVPEKESRFVEQVTQQPVSMLYNDSKHLTGFVYPMVNKDKFKKEFNVQNDIWICKSGKGYFVADMKNNKWIYIEL is encoded by the coding sequence ATGGCGAGTTCAATTGTATTAAAGTTACTGAATATTACGCATTACTATCGCAAAAAGAATCGAAAAAAATGGTATCTGCCTTATGGTTATGATGCTGAAGATATCGAGTTGAACAACGTGTCACTCTATCTGTATCAAGGGGAATCGTTAGGTGTTATTGGTGAGCCAGGGGCTTCCAAAACCTTAATCGGCAGAATCTTAGCTGGAGAAGTTGTCCCCGATAAAGGGCGTATAAGTCGTTCAGGCAGTTTATTTTTCGGAGATTTGGAAGACAAACATCTGCATGAAGAATCGGTTGAAGCTTATGTTCAAAATGCAGTAGAATTATTTACATATAAAGAATCTGGTCATAAAACAGAGCAAATTATCCGATATGCAGGCCTTCAAGATTTAAAAGAAACCTCGGTGTTCAAATTATCGGATCGGCAATATGCACAATTGATTTTCAGTTTAGCCAGGACCTCAAAAGCAGATATTATCATTTTCAATCATGTGCTTCATTGTTTAGATGAAACCTTCCTAGAGCGTGCTTCAGAGCTGTCTGACGACTATATTGATAACGATTTGACTCTTATCACGATTGATGATGATTTAGATGTTATTCGCAATGTCAGCAATTATGTGGTGTGGATTTCACATGGTCAAGTGCGTATGGAAGGGGCGTTGAGCAGAGTACTTCCGGCCTTTACAGAACATGAAAATGACAGAAAATCTTTAGAAACTGAAGAGGAAAAGAAAAATTTTGATGTCGATTGGAAAAAGAAACGTACACGCATACCAGAGATGTCTTATAATTTCCGAAGAGTAGAACGTTACAAACATGCAAAGCCGACGCAATTTCTATCTAGAATCATCGGTTGGAGTATTGCACTGGCAATCGGATTTATTATTACAGCAGCGCTATTATTTACGAATCAAGGTATTGTACATTTCTCTCAGAATGCTGAACAAACCAAGTTGCAAGCAAATAAAAAGCAAACATTTGAAGATAAGCTGTCATATGGTATTGTGACTGAGTCAGAACTCAATGTAAAAGCTGAAAATGGAGATAGCGAATTAAAAATTCCTAGATATGCTTTGTTAACGATTACGGGTGAAAACGATAATAAATATCGTATTGTAGTAGATGATCATAATTACATCACGAAAAAAGGGGATATTCGCTATTTTAATCCCGCTGGTTTATATGAAACACATAGCAAAGACAGCTTAGAAAAATATATGAAATCGAATTATATTAATTATATTGATTTCTACAATAGTCATTTAGGTCAGTCTAAGAATAAAGCCGAAAAATCTTTAGTACCTGAAAAAGAAAGCCGCTTTGTTGAGCAAGTCACACAACAACCAGTCAGCATGCTTTATAATGATTCGAAACATTTAACTGGGTTTGTCTATCCAATGGTGAACAAAGATAAATTTAAAAAAGAATTTAATGTTCAAAACGATATTTGGATTTGCAAATCTGGAAAAGGTTATTTTGTAGCTGATATGAAAAATAACAAATGGATTTATATAGAATTGTAG